One Polaribacter reichenbachii genomic window, TTTTACTTTCTCTACCCTTTGGGAAGAATAAGATGGGATTTTTTTTATTTAAAATAAGACAGCAAATTACTTTTTTGTGAAGCAGAAACCAAAATTTCTTTTCCATTAGAAACAATGACACTTCCTCCTTTTCCTTTTTTGTATTTTGTAATTGCATTTACATTTACCAAATACGACTTATGAATTCTGGCAAACGTATATTCTGTTAAAGCTTCTTCAAAATATTTTAAGGTTTTACTAACTAATTTCTTAGAATTTGCCAAATGGATTTCTGTGTAATTATCATCTGCTTTGCAAAAAACAATATCATCAATATTTAAAACTTCAAAACCATCTTGTTGCGGAATGGTAATTTTACCTTTTGCAGAATTCGTTTTTGGTGCTAATATTTGATGCTGTAATTTATTTTCTTTTTCCTTAATTTCAGTTACAATATTTACAGCTTTTATTAACTCATCAATAGAAATTGGTTTAAGTAAATAATAACTAGCGTGATTGTTTAAAGCCTCTATTGCATAATGATCGTAAGCCGTTACAAAAACCGTTTCGAAAGTTCTGTTTGCTACTTTTTCTAACAAATCAAACGCATTACCAAAAGGCATTTCTACATCTAAAAACACTAAATCTAATTCGTGTTTTTGTATCAGTTCATAAGCTTCATCAATATTTTCTGCTTCACCCAATAAAGAAACATTTGGGCAATATTTACTTAAATAATTGCGTAAAATTTCTCTGCTAATCTGTTCGTCTTCGACTATAATGGCTTTTAATTTCATTATTATTTTTGTTGGGTGTTAGATGTTTGGTGTTTGGTGTATGGTGTTACTCTACTGATACATTTTTTTAGTCAATTTTTGAAAAAGATTTCATAGGTTTTTACAATTTTTTGAGTTATCACTTTTTACTATATAAATTAACTTTAGTTTCATCTAGCATCCAACTTCAGACATCTAACCTATTTACATTTTAAAAGCAACTCCACTTTTGTTCCTTCTCCATTTTGTAAAGCATCAGAAACATTTACAGCAATTCGTTCTTTGTACATATCATTTAGAATAGCAATTCTATTTTTTATCGTGCTCATTCCTTTAGATTTTTGTTTCAGCTGATTTTTTGTTTTCAGTTCCTGCGATTTTTTTCGTCCAATTCCATCATCAATAATAGAAATTGAAACAGTTTCATCATCTTTTTTATGGATTGCTATTTCTAAATTCCCTTTCTCTTTTTTATAACGTAATCCGTGCCAAATTGCGTTTTCTATATAAGGCTGCAATAACATTGGCGGAATTGAAAATTGTTCTAAATCAATAGTTTCATCAACAGTAATTCTGTAATCAAACTTGTCTTTAAAGCGATTATGTTCTAGTTTTACATACAATTCTAGCAATTCAATTTCTTTGTTTAACGGAATAAAATCTTCATCAGAATTTTCTAAAACCGAACGCATTAAAACTGAAAACTCGCTTAAATATCGGTTTGCATTTCGTTCGTCATTTACAGCAATAAAGCTATTTACAGAGTTTAAAGCATTAAAAATAAAATGCGGATTCATTTGAGATCGCATTGATTTTAAAGCCAATAAATTGTTCGCTAATTTTTGCTGTTTGTTATTTCTAAACATAAAATAAGCCAACAAACTCATCAATAAAAAACCACCAATTAAAGAGTAAATAATTAAACGTTGTCTTTGATTACTTTCTTCTGATAATTTTTGATCTATATAAGCCAAACTGATTTTGCTTTGGGCTAATTCTTTATCCTTTTCTAAACTTGCAATTCGATTCTGATTGTCTGCAATTTTCTTAGAAAAACGTTTTATTTGCTGAATTTCTTGTTCTTTTCTAACATATAAAGAATCTACCAAAGCAACATATTCTTTGTAGTTTTTAAGTGCTTTTTCGTTATCACCTAAACTGGCAAAAACCTCAGAAATTTTTCTTGTAGCATCTTTAGCAACCACAATATCTTTTTTCTCTTTTGCATCATTTATACTCTTTTCTAAAAACGGAATTGCACTTTCATAATCCTCTTTTAAGAGGTAAGCATTCCCAATTTTATAATTTATTTTTTGCGAAGTAATTGAATCTTTTTCTTTAGATAGTTTTTTAGAAGAAGTATTACTTTCTGCCTTCTGTAAACTTTTTTTACGAAGCGCAATTTCTTCGTCAAAACGTTGATTAGAGTTATAAAAATCTGCTACTTTTTCTTCTTCTTCTAACGCTCTTTCAGGATTTTCTTTTTTCGCAAAATTTAAAGAATTTATAAATTGATTTTCGGCTTCATTTACTTTTCCTTGTGCAGCTAAAACATCAGCGATTTTAGAACTTACATCTGTAATTTTAGGAGTTACTAAATTTTCTTTCGCAATTTCTAATGCTCTTTGATAATTAGTTTTGGAAAAACTCCATTTTTTTTGAGCAAAACTCACATCACCTAAACCTTCATAAACCAGAATTCTTTCGTAATTACTCAGTTTTTCTGGTATAATTTCTAGATATGTTTTTTCGCTGTCTGTATATTCTTTCTGTAAAAACTGTGCTTTTGCTAAAGCGATTTTAGTAGCTAAATCTTCTTTAATTTGATGCGATAATTTGTAGTTATAAACGGCTAAATCGTATTGTTTCCAATACAAATAAACATCAGCAAGTAATTTATAAGTAGCTGCATTTCTTTGTTTAATTTGCTTGTTTTCTAAAGCTTTTTCTATAAAAGTTAAACTTTTTTCTATGTCTTTTTCTTTATAAAACTTAACAGAATCTAAGTGCTGTAAATACAAATCTTGATTGCTAGTTTTACTTAAAAATTTTGATTTCCCATTTCTAATATTTCCAGAATTTTCTACAAGAACCTTAATATCTTCACTAGATTTTATTGTATAATAAATAGTTTCAAAATCTGGATGAGAAACTCTAAGTTCATCACCAACTCTAGCCTTTACAATATACCTACCACTAATATCTGGGTAATTATAATTAATTCCGTTTACAGAAACTTCAGCATTTTTTATTTTTTCATTATTACTATCATCTACAATTGTAATTCTCACAGAAAACTCCACTCCTTTTTGAGTTATAATATTTTCTTGACTAAAGACAGTTGCAAAACTGAATAAAATAAAAGCAAATAATATGTGTATGTGTTTTAACATTTAATATCTTCTGTTTTCTTTTTTTCTAAAAAGATTACCAATTCTTTTAAAAATATTTGGTCTTTTTATGGTTACCATTCCAACTGTTACAACTGTTACAACTTCACCTAAAAGCTCATTATTCTCTTTCATTTCGATTATTAAAGGTTTTTTGATTGATAAAACATCAATTTCTTGTGTTTCATACCCCAAATAAGAGATAACTAATATAGTTGACTTTGCCTTTTTATTGGGTATTTTGATAGAAAAATTTCCATCGAAATCTGTTTGTGTTCCAATTCCTGTTCCTTTTAATACAATATTGGCTCCAGGTAAAACATCAAAAGAATCTTTCACTTTACCTTTAATAATAACTTCTTTCTCAATTGAATCATTCTCAACAAATGCTTTACCCAATCTAATACTTAAAACTTCAATTTTTTCTTTTTTGGATTGTGCAAAAACAGGTTCTGAACCTGCAATTGTAGAAATTAAAGCCAAACCTGCAGCAACTTTCGATAAATTATTTTTTTGTATTACGTCTAATTCTGTATTCAATTGATTGTTTTTAAAACGACTACAAAGATTCTCTTTATTTCCTAGTTTTTTAGCAATTTCTGAGTTTGATAAATTTGTAAAATCAACAACTTCTTTACTACAACTTTTACAAAACTTACCTTTTTCTGTAGCTGTCATTTTACTCCAATCTTCGTGACAAGGTTTTGGTATTGTAATTTGATATTTCATAGTAAATCGTTTTAAATTCTTTGTAAACATATACACAAATTGGCATCCAAAAAAATCGGAAAAATCAATTATAGCTTATAAAAACAGTAAAAAAACAGGGTTTACTAATTTTATAGTCTTGTTCACTCATTAAAATAACCATTTTACTCATTCTGGATTTATTTAGAAAAAAGATGGTATTAATATTGAAGAGAATTAAACAAATAAAACTCTTTACAATGAAAAAAATTAGTTTCCTAATCTGTTGTCTTTTTACAATTACATTTTTTGCACAAACACAAGTTCAAAAACCATATATAGAAGTAACTGGTGTTGCAGAAACTGAAATTGTACCTAACGAAATTTATTTAGACATCTGTATAAAAGAAAGAAATGAAAAAGGCAAAAAACTAAATATTGAATATTTAGAAAATGAATTAAAAATGGTTTTAAAGAAAGTTGGTATCCCAGAAAAAAACCTTTCTATTTCTGATGTTAATGCTGTACTCGCAAAAACGGGTTGGTGGACAGAAGAAGTTTTATCAGTTGCTAATTACACACTAAAAGTAAATGGTGCAAACAAGCTAAAATTACTTTTTGAGAACTTTAAAAAAATGAAAATTTCTGATGTTAATATTACAAAAGCTACTCATTCAGATTTAATAAACTTAAAGAAAAAAAATAGAATTAAAGCCATAAAAACTGCTAAAGTAAAAGCAGATTATTTATTAACTGCAATTGGTGAACAAACAGGAAAACCAATAATTATAAATGAAATAAATAATGGTATTCAGCCCAATTTTGTAAATGTAAATTACATTCAGCAAACTCGTGGTTATGCATCATTGAGTAAAACTGCAAACTTTAAAAATGAAGCTGTAGAATTTAAAAAGATAAAAATTACATCATCTATTTATGTAAAATTCCAGATAAAATAACATCAACAAAAACACCAAACTTTTAATCAAAATATAAATCTCAAAAAAACATCAATTATGAAATCTATTGTATTAAAAGTAACCTCAATTTTATTTGTTTTAGCAGCCAATTTTAGTTTTGCTAATCCATCCACAGAAGAAGAAACAACAAAAAACCAGACTATAAAAGTGGCGCTTTTATTAGATACTAGCAATAGTATGGATGGTTTAATCAATCAAGCAAAAGCACAACTTTGGGAAATTGTAAACGAACTTTCTTACGCAAAATACGGAATGCAAAAACCGAATTTAGAAATTGCACTATATGAATATGGAAACTCAAATTTACCTTCTAGAGAAGGATTTATTAGACAAGTGTTACCATTTAGTAACGATTTAGATGAGATTTCTGAAAAACTATTTTCACTAACCACAGATGGTGGAAATGAATTTTGTGGTCAAGTAATTGCAACCTCTTTAAAAGAACTTTCTTGGGGTAAAAATAAAAATGATTTAAAGTTATTATTTATTGCTGGTAACGAACCTTTTACACAAGGAAAAATTAATTATAAAGATGCAATTACAGATGCTAAAGAAAAGGATGTTGTTATCAATACTATTTTCTGTGGTAATTATTCTAATGGAATTTCTGGAATGTGGAAAGATGGTGCAGATTTGGGTGGTGGAGATTATTTAACCATTAATCAAGATAAAAAAGTAGTGCATATAATTACACCTTATGATGATGAAATTATCATTTTAAATAAAAGATTAAATGCCACTTATATTTATTATGGTAATGATGGTTATACTAAATTTTCAAATCAAAAAGAACAAGATAATAATGCTTTAGAAATGGATGAAGTTGTTGTTGTAAAAAGAGCAATAAGTAAAAGTTCTAGATTGTATGAAAATTCGAATTGGGATTTAGTAGATGCTGATAAAAAAGAAAAAATAGATTATAAAACTATAGAAAAGAAGAATTTACCAAAATTTTTACAAAATAAATCTGAAGCAGAAATAAAAAATTATGTAAAACAAAAAGCAAAAGAAAGAACAGAAATTCAAGAAAAAATTAAAGAATTAGATGCAAAAAGAAGAAGTTTTATCGCAAAAAAGCAAAAAGAAGGAACTCAAAAAGATGTTCTAAATAATGTTATGATTAAAGCGATAAAAAGACAAGCTAAGTTGAAAAATTACACTTGGTAAATGTTGTTAGTGGGTTTGTTTAAAGTCTGTAAATTTAATTTTACAGGCTTTTTTATTTCACTAAAAGTTGCTGACCAATAGAAATAGTGTTATCATTTAAACCATTAAGTTTCTTTAAAAAATCTACAGTAATTCCGAATTTTCTGCTGATTGAATATAAAGTATCACCTTTTCTAACTTGATACATATTCTCTTTACTCTTTTTAATTACAATAGGTTTTTTAAAGGTTTTACCTTCGTTTAATTTTTTAATTTCTTTGGTGTATTTCCCTTTTTTAACATCATCAAACTCATATAATTTATAGTCTTTAATGATTTTTAAAAGTTTGGCAGGATACTTTTTATCAGTAGCATAACCCGCT contains:
- a CDS encoding LytR/AlgR family response regulator transcription factor, with the translated sequence MKLKAIIVEDEQISREILRNYLSKYCPNVSLLGEAENIDEAYELIQKHELDLVFLDVEMPFGNAFDLLEKVANRTFETVFVTAYDHYAIEALNNHASYYLLKPISIDELIKAVNIVTEIKEKENKLQHQILAPKTNSAKGKITIPQQDGFEVLNIDDIVFCKADDNYTEIHLANSKKLVSKTLKYFEEALTEYTFARIHKSYLVNVNAITKYKKGKGGSVIVSNGKEILVSASQKSNLLSYFK
- a CDS encoding vWA domain-containing protein, which codes for MKSIVLKVTSILFVLAANFSFANPSTEEETTKNQTIKVALLLDTSNSMDGLINQAKAQLWEIVNELSYAKYGMQKPNLEIALYEYGNSNLPSREGFIRQVLPFSNDLDEISEKLFSLTTDGGNEFCGQVIATSLKELSWGKNKNDLKLLFIAGNEPFTQGKINYKDAITDAKEKDVVINTIFCGNYSNGISGMWKDGADLGGGDYLTINQDKKVVHIITPYDDEIIILNKRLNATYIYYGNDGYTKFSNQKEQDNNALEMDEVVVVKRAISKSSRLYENSNWDLVDADKKEKIDYKTIEKKNLPKFLQNKSEAEIKNYVKQKAKERTEIQEKIKELDAKRRSFIAKKQKEGTQKDVLNNVMIKAIKRQAKLKNYTW
- a CDS encoding tetratricopeptide repeat-containing sensor histidine kinase, with the translated sequence MLKHIHILFAFILFSFATVFSQENIITQKGVEFSVRITIVDDSNNEKIKNAEVSVNGINYNYPDISGRYIVKARVGDELRVSHPDFETIYYTIKSSEDIKVLVENSGNIRNGKSKFLSKTSNQDLYLQHLDSVKFYKEKDIEKSLTFIEKALENKQIKQRNAATYKLLADVYLYWKQYDLAVYNYKLSHQIKEDLATKIALAKAQFLQKEYTDSEKTYLEIIPEKLSNYERILVYEGLGDVSFAQKKWSFSKTNYQRALEIAKENLVTPKITDVSSKIADVLAAQGKVNEAENQFINSLNFAKKENPERALEEEEKVADFYNSNQRFDEEIALRKKSLQKAESNTSSKKLSKEKDSITSQKINYKIGNAYLLKEDYESAIPFLEKSINDAKEKKDIVVAKDATRKISEVFASLGDNEKALKNYKEYVALVDSLYVRKEQEIQQIKRFSKKIADNQNRIASLEKDKELAQSKISLAYIDQKLSEESNQRQRLIIYSLIGGFLLMSLLAYFMFRNNKQQKLANNLLALKSMRSQMNPHFIFNALNSVNSFIAVNDERNANRYLSEFSVLMRSVLENSDEDFIPLNKEIELLELYVKLEHNRFKDKFDYRITVDETIDLEQFSIPPMLLQPYIENAIWHGLRYKKEKGNLEIAIHKKDDETVSISIIDDGIGRKKSQELKTKNQLKQKSKGMSTIKNRIAILNDMYKERIAVNVSDALQNGEGTKVELLLKCK
- a CDS encoding carboxypeptidase-like regulatory domain-containing protein, producing MKYQITIPKPCHEDWSKMTATEKGKFCKSCSKEVVDFTNLSNSEIAKKLGNKENLCSRFKNNQLNTELDVIQKNNLSKVAAGLALISTIAGSEPVFAQSKKEKIEVLSIRLGKAFVENDSIEKEVIIKGKVKDSFDVLPGANIVLKGTGIGTQTDFDGNFSIKIPNKKAKSTILVISYLGYETQEIDVLSIKKPLIIEMKENNELLGEVVTVVTVGMVTIKRPNIFKRIGNLFRKKENRRY
- a CDS encoding SIMPL domain-containing protein (The SIMPL domain is named for its presence in mouse protein SIMPL (signalling molecule that associates with mouse pelle-like kinase). Bacterial member BP26, from Brucella, was shown to assemble into a channel-like structure, while YggE from E. coli has been associated with resistance to oxidative stress.); this encodes MKKISFLICCLFTITFFAQTQVQKPYIEVTGVAETEIVPNEIYLDICIKERNEKGKKLNIEYLENELKMVLKKVGIPEKNLSISDVNAVLAKTGWWTEEVLSVANYTLKVNGANKLKLLFENFKKMKISDVNITKATHSDLINLKKKNRIKAIKTAKVKADYLLTAIGEQTGKPIIINEINNGIQPNFVNVNYIQQTRGYASLSKTANFKNEAVEFKKIKITSSIYVKFQIK